A genome region from Danio aesculapii chromosome 2, fDanAes4.1, whole genome shotgun sequence includes the following:
- the mb21d2 gene encoding nucleotidyltransferase MB21D2, with amino-acid sequence MAAPAPSSRTGSVSSSLGNSPTATPGPGGLNNGHKLWCCHELDFRSGVKIEELNRLIHEFSKQDQREYDDQRALEIHTAKDFIFSMLGMVQKLDQKLPVANEYLLLSGGVREGVVDMDVDELGVYNRGSDYDMAFTLLVPALKLHDRNQPVTLDMRHSALGHSWLSLRLFDEGTINRWRDCCTLTDHLNGTTNYFFSPTMVADWFQEAVGLVLAELQRKPQRGTPRVERVERHSTLLSMVLGVGSSRMLYDIVPVVSFKGWPAVAQSWLMENHFWDGKITEEEVISGFYLLPASSASGCRENEWRLSFARSEVQLKKCISPGLMQAYQACKAIVVKLLAQPTAISPYYLRSMMLWACDRLPATYLSQDDYAAYFLLGLIDDLQHCLVNKACPNYFIPQCNMLEHLCDETAMFHARKLALVRSDPAEHLRSIIEQAKASNRLTQEMQRCGSSSGLPSPLADSSLADHQQPDDRLAKKLQQLVTENPGKSISVFINPDDVTRPHFRIDDKFF; translated from the exons ATGGCGGCTCCAGCACCGAGCAGCCGCACCGGATCCGTTAGCAGTAGTCTGGGAAACAGTCCGACCGCGACACCGGGACCGGGCGGCTTAAACAACGGCCACAAGCTGTGGTGCTGCCATGAGCTGGATTTCAGGTCCGGGGTGAAGATAGAGGAGCTCAACAGACTCATCCATGAATTCAGTAAACAAGACCAGCGAGAGTACGATGACCAGAGGGCGCTGGAAATACACACTGCCAAGGATTTCATCTTCTCTATGCTTG GCATGGTGCAAAAACTGGACCAAAAGTTGCCTGTTGCAAACGAGTACCTACTGCTGTCCGGTGGAGTTCGAGAAGGTGTTGTGGACATGGATGTCGATGAGCTTGGCGTTTACAACCGAGGCTCGGACTACGACATGGCTTTCACACTGCTGGTTCCTGCACTGAAGCTCCACGACCGGAACCAGCCTGTCACGCTGGACATGCGCCACTCAGCACTCGGGCACTCTTGGCTCAGCTTGCGACTTTTTGACGAGGGAACGATCAACCGTTGGCGGGACTGCTGCACCCTCACTGACCATTTGAACGGTACCACCAACTACTTCTTCTCACCGACAATGGTTGCTGATTGGTTCCAAGAAGCTGTGGGACTGGTGCTGGCTGAATTACAGCGCAAGCCACAAAGGGGTACCCCAAGGGTGGAAAGAGTTGAGCGTCACAGCACGCTGCTGTCCATGGTTTTAGGAGTAGGCAGCAGTCGCATGCTTTATGACATCGTTCCTGTGGTGTCGTTTAAAGGCTGGCCTGCGGTGGCTCAAAGCTGGTTGATGGAGAACCACTTTTGGGATGGCAAAATAACAGAGGAGGAGGTCATCAGTGGGTTTTATCTTCTCCCTGCATCCTCGGCATCAGGTTGTCGGGAAAACGAGTGGCGTCTTTCTTTTGCCCGGAGCGAGGTGCAGTTGAAAAAATGCATCTCACCAGGGCTCATGCAAGCTTACCAGGCATGCAAGGCTATTGTTGTAAAACTGCTAGCCCAACCTACAGCGATCAGTCCTTATTACTTGCGCAGCATGATGTTGTGGGCGTGCGACCGACTACCTGCAACCTACTTGTCGCAGGACGACTATGCTGCATACTTCCTCCTAGGTCTTATCGATGACCTGCAGCATTGCCTTGTCAACAAAGCCTGTCCAAACTATTTCATCCCACAGTGCAACATGTTGGAGCATCTGTGCGACGAGACAGCCATGTTTCATGCTCGTAAGCTAGCGCTGGTACGGTCGGATCCGGCCGAGCACCTGCGCTCCATCATCGAACAGGCCAAGGCGTCCAACAGACTGACGCAGGAGATGCAGCGCTGCGGGAGCTCCTCGGGACTGCCCTCTCCGCTGGCAGATTCCTCTTTGGCAGATCATCAGCAGCCAGATGACCGGCTGGCCAAGAAGCTACAGCAGTTGGTGACTGAGAATCCAGGCAAGTCCATCTCCGTGTTCATCAACCCTGATGACGTCACTCGACCTCACTTCCGCATTGATGACAAGTTTTTCTGA